The Motacilla alba alba isolate MOTALB_02 chromosome 14, Motacilla_alba_V1.0_pri, whole genome shotgun sequence genome includes a region encoding these proteins:
- the SBK1 gene encoding serine/threonine-protein kinase SBK1 isoform X2, giving the protein MDSFCFVCFQKEELQPLHLHSATMSAGSIEQEPSRKLGCCGVPLITEDMQSLAIRTLSGTDITKHYDLIRELGKGTYGKVDLVSHKSTGTKMALKFVNKSKTKLKNFLREFSITNTLSSSPFIIKVFDVVFETEDCYVFAQEYAPGGDLFDIIPPQVGLPEELVKRCVQQLGLALDYMHSKSLVHRDIKPENVLLFDRDCRRVKLADFGMTRKVGCRVKRISGTIPYTAPEVCQAGRAEGFAVDTSIDVWAFGVLIFCVLTGNFPWEAAVASDAFFEEFVRWQKGRLAGLPSQWRRFTDSALRMFQRLLALDPEKRCPVKEVFYFIKCDLMAEVRCRPSYRSRKHARDKLPAGPHCHEASGSCTPAPLKRTVLTEGSGARGPEPGAAAPGTASRTDGRQDKGKGQMVLATAIEICV; this is encoded by the exons CGCAACCATGAGCGCGGGCTCGATTGAGCAGGAGCCGTCGCGCAAGCTGGGCTGCTGCGGGGTGCCCCTCATCACCGAGGACATGCAGTCCCTGGCCATCCGCACCCTCTCGGGCACCGACATCACCAAGCACTACGACCTCATCCGCGAGCTCGGCAAGGGCACCTACGGCAAGGTGGACCTGGTGTCCCACAAAAGCACAG GCACCAAGATGGCCCTGAAGTTCGTCAACAAGAGCAAGACGAAGCTGAAGAACTTCCTGCGGGAGTTCAGCATCACCAACACgctctcctccagccccttcaTCATCAAGGTCTTCGACGTGGTCTTCGAGACCGAGGACTGCTACGTCTTCGCTCAGGAGTACGCCCCCGGCGGGGACCTCTTCGACATCATCCCGCCTCAG GTGGGGCTCCCCGAGGAGCTGGTGAAGCGCTGCGTGCAGCAGCTGGGCCTGGCCCTCGACTACATGCACAGCAAGAGCCTGGTGCACCGGGACATCAAACCGGAGAACGTGCTGCTCTTCGACCGCGACTGCCGCCGCGTCAAGCTGGCCGATTTCGGCATGACGCGCAAGGTGGGCTGCCGCGTCAAGCGCATCAGCGGCACCATCCCCTACACGGCGCCCGAGGTGTGCCAGGCCGGCCGGGCCGAGGGCTTCGCCGTGGACACCAGCATCGACGTCTGGGCTTTCGGGGTGCTCATCTTCTGCGTGCTCACCGGGAACTTCCCCTGGGAGGCGGCGGTGGCGTCCGACGCCTTCTTCGAGGAGTTTGTGCGGTGGCAGAAGGGGCGGCTGGCGGGGCTGCCCTCGCAGTGGCGGCGCTTCACGGACAGCGCCCTGCGCATGTTCCAGCGCCTGCTGGCCCTCGACCCCGAGAAGCGCTGCCCCGTCAAGGAGGTTTTCTACTTCATCAAGTGCGACCTCATGGCCGAGGTGCGGTGCCGGCCCTCGTACCGCTCCCGCAAGCacgccagggacaagctcccgGCCGGGCCGCACTGCCACGAGGCCAGCGGCTCCTGCACGCCCGCCCCGCTCAAGAGGACCGTCCTGACGGAGGGCAGCGGAGCGCGGGGCCCCGAGCCCGGAGCAGCCGCCCCGGGCACGGCGAGCAGGACAGACGGACGGCAGGACAAGGGCAAGGGGCAGATGGTCCTGGCCACAGCAATAGAGATCTGCGTGTGA
- the SBK1 gene encoding serine/threonine-protein kinase SBK1 isoform X3 yields MSAGSIEQEPSRKLGCCGVPLITEDMQSLAIRTLSGTDITKHYDLIRELGKGTYGKVDLVSHKSTGTKMALKFVNKSKTKLKNFLREFSITNTLSSSPFIIKVFDVVFETEDCYVFAQEYAPGGDLFDIIPPQVGLPEELVKRCVQQLGLALDYMHSKSLVHRDIKPENVLLFDRDCRRVKLADFGMTRKVGCRVKRISGTIPYTAPEVCQAGRAEGFAVDTSIDVWAFGVLIFCVLTGNFPWEAAVASDAFFEEFVRWQKGRLAGLPSQWRRFTDSALRMFQRLLALDPEKRCPVKEVFYFIKCDLMAEVRCRPSYRSRKHARDKLPAGPHCHEASGSCTPAPLKRTVLTEGSGARGPEPGAAAPGTASRTDGRQDKGKGQMVLATAIEICV; encoded by the exons ATGAGCGCGGGCTCGATTGAGCAGGAGCCGTCGCGCAAGCTGGGCTGCTGCGGGGTGCCCCTCATCACCGAGGACATGCAGTCCCTGGCCATCCGCACCCTCTCGGGCACCGACATCACCAAGCACTACGACCTCATCCGCGAGCTCGGCAAGGGCACCTACGGCAAGGTGGACCTGGTGTCCCACAAAAGCACAG GCACCAAGATGGCCCTGAAGTTCGTCAACAAGAGCAAGACGAAGCTGAAGAACTTCCTGCGGGAGTTCAGCATCACCAACACgctctcctccagccccttcaTCATCAAGGTCTTCGACGTGGTCTTCGAGACCGAGGACTGCTACGTCTTCGCTCAGGAGTACGCCCCCGGCGGGGACCTCTTCGACATCATCCCGCCTCAG GTGGGGCTCCCCGAGGAGCTGGTGAAGCGCTGCGTGCAGCAGCTGGGCCTGGCCCTCGACTACATGCACAGCAAGAGCCTGGTGCACCGGGACATCAAACCGGAGAACGTGCTGCTCTTCGACCGCGACTGCCGCCGCGTCAAGCTGGCCGATTTCGGCATGACGCGCAAGGTGGGCTGCCGCGTCAAGCGCATCAGCGGCACCATCCCCTACACGGCGCCCGAGGTGTGCCAGGCCGGCCGGGCCGAGGGCTTCGCCGTGGACACCAGCATCGACGTCTGGGCTTTCGGGGTGCTCATCTTCTGCGTGCTCACCGGGAACTTCCCCTGGGAGGCGGCGGTGGCGTCCGACGCCTTCTTCGAGGAGTTTGTGCGGTGGCAGAAGGGGCGGCTGGCGGGGCTGCCCTCGCAGTGGCGGCGCTTCACGGACAGCGCCCTGCGCATGTTCCAGCGCCTGCTGGCCCTCGACCCCGAGAAGCGCTGCCCCGTCAAGGAGGTTTTCTACTTCATCAAGTGCGACCTCATGGCCGAGGTGCGGTGCCGGCCCTCGTACCGCTCCCGCAAGCacgccagggacaagctcccgGCCGGGCCGCACTGCCACGAGGCCAGCGGCTCCTGCACGCCCGCCCCGCTCAAGAGGACCGTCCTGACGGAGGGCAGCGGAGCGCGGGGCCCCGAGCCCGGAGCAGCCGCCCCGGGCACGGCGAGCAGGACAGACGGACGGCAGGACAAGGGCAAGGGGCAGATGGTCCTGGCCACAGCAATAGAGATCTGCGTGTGA
- the SBK1 gene encoding serine/threonine-protein kinase SBK1 isoform X1, translated as MGGTGPDPALHLEHLHWESSSCRWEPVPGWAFIGFAGENPAARPAALVWARSCATMSAGSIEQEPSRKLGCCGVPLITEDMQSLAIRTLSGTDITKHYDLIRELGKGTYGKVDLVSHKSTGTKMALKFVNKSKTKLKNFLREFSITNTLSSSPFIIKVFDVVFETEDCYVFAQEYAPGGDLFDIIPPQVGLPEELVKRCVQQLGLALDYMHSKSLVHRDIKPENVLLFDRDCRRVKLADFGMTRKVGCRVKRISGTIPYTAPEVCQAGRAEGFAVDTSIDVWAFGVLIFCVLTGNFPWEAAVASDAFFEEFVRWQKGRLAGLPSQWRRFTDSALRMFQRLLALDPEKRCPVKEVFYFIKCDLMAEVRCRPSYRSRKHARDKLPAGPHCHEASGSCTPAPLKRTVLTEGSGARGPEPGAAAPGTASRTDGRQDKGKGQMVLATAIEICV; from the exons ATGGGTGGGACAGGGCCTGACCCTGCCCTGCATCTGGAACATCTGcactgggagagcagctcctgccgcTGGGAGCCCGTGCCTGGCTGGGCGTTCATTGGCTTTGCCGGAGAGAATCCTGCCGCCAGGCCGGCTGCTCTGGTCTGGGCAAGGAGCTG CGCAACCATGAGCGCGGGCTCGATTGAGCAGGAGCCGTCGCGCAAGCTGGGCTGCTGCGGGGTGCCCCTCATCACCGAGGACATGCAGTCCCTGGCCATCCGCACCCTCTCGGGCACCGACATCACCAAGCACTACGACCTCATCCGCGAGCTCGGCAAGGGCACCTACGGCAAGGTGGACCTGGTGTCCCACAAAAGCACAG GCACCAAGATGGCCCTGAAGTTCGTCAACAAGAGCAAGACGAAGCTGAAGAACTTCCTGCGGGAGTTCAGCATCACCAACACgctctcctccagccccttcaTCATCAAGGTCTTCGACGTGGTCTTCGAGACCGAGGACTGCTACGTCTTCGCTCAGGAGTACGCCCCCGGCGGGGACCTCTTCGACATCATCCCGCCTCAG GTGGGGCTCCCCGAGGAGCTGGTGAAGCGCTGCGTGCAGCAGCTGGGCCTGGCCCTCGACTACATGCACAGCAAGAGCCTGGTGCACCGGGACATCAAACCGGAGAACGTGCTGCTCTTCGACCGCGACTGCCGCCGCGTCAAGCTGGCCGATTTCGGCATGACGCGCAAGGTGGGCTGCCGCGTCAAGCGCATCAGCGGCACCATCCCCTACACGGCGCCCGAGGTGTGCCAGGCCGGCCGGGCCGAGGGCTTCGCCGTGGACACCAGCATCGACGTCTGGGCTTTCGGGGTGCTCATCTTCTGCGTGCTCACCGGGAACTTCCCCTGGGAGGCGGCGGTGGCGTCCGACGCCTTCTTCGAGGAGTTTGTGCGGTGGCAGAAGGGGCGGCTGGCGGGGCTGCCCTCGCAGTGGCGGCGCTTCACGGACAGCGCCCTGCGCATGTTCCAGCGCCTGCTGGCCCTCGACCCCGAGAAGCGCTGCCCCGTCAAGGAGGTTTTCTACTTCATCAAGTGCGACCTCATGGCCGAGGTGCGGTGCCGGCCCTCGTACCGCTCCCGCAAGCacgccagggacaagctcccgGCCGGGCCGCACTGCCACGAGGCCAGCGGCTCCTGCACGCCCGCCCCGCTCAAGAGGACCGTCCTGACGGAGGGCAGCGGAGCGCGGGGCCCCGAGCCCGGAGCAGCCGCCCCGGGCACGGCGAGCAGGACAGACGGACGGCAGGACAAGGGCAAGGGGCAGATGGTCCTGGCCACAGCAATAGAGATCTGCGTGTGA